The genomic segment GGATTCGCCCTCTCTTTGCCGGGTGTGAAAACGGGACCAAATTCCCCCAATGGCCAGCCGTATCCTTATATCCACTCACACATGCTGGCGGTCAAAGAGGGCTACCGCAATCGCGGCCTCGGCGCGCAACTCAAGCTGGCTCAGCGCCACGATGCCCTTGCTCGCGGAATCACCCATATCGAGTGGACCTTCGACCCTGTGGAAATCAAAAACGCTTTCCTCAATATCAACAAGTTAGGCGCGATTGTCCGCCGTTATACCGAGAATTTCTATGGTGTATCCTCTTCTCGACTGCAGGGCGGCCTCCCCACCGATCGCCTGATTGCCGAGTGGGAACTGGACTCTGCGCGCGTAAAAGGCATTTTGGAGGGGAAACCTCCCGCGGACCTGGTCATTGAAGAGCGCATATGCGTTCCGGCTTCCATCTACCAGTGGAAAGCTTCGGAACCGGATAGGCCGCGGGCCCTCGCTGTACACACCGAGAATCGCCACAAGTTTCAACAGGCATTTGCGCGCGG from the Occallatibacter riparius genome contains:
- a CDS encoding GNAT family N-acetyltransferase, which encodes MQLQVETWGYDATDIIPRKAFLVMQKVGGQVLGAFDSDLPGAPVNGDASSMIGFALSLPGVKTGPNSPNGQPYPYIHSHMLAVKEGYRNRGLGAQLKLAQRHDALARGITHIEWTFDPVEIKNAFLNINKLGAIVRRYTENFYGVSSSRLQGGLPTDRLIAEWELDSARVKGILEGKPPADLVIEERICVPASIYQWKASEPDRPRALAVHTENRHKFQQAFARGLAVIGFQRDPQGNGIFELGPLDQPGLGI